In Hippoglossus stenolepis isolate QCI-W04-F060 chromosome 13, HSTE1.2, whole genome shotgun sequence, a single genomic region encodes these proteins:
- the obsl1b gene encoding uncharacterized protein obsl1b isoform X5, protein MDVFGGAPRFLAYPRPVMVQTGTDAVLKCQIGGDPRPAVIWERNNEKIDLQGQYRVFEDGNVYNLIISAVTSDDSGQYICKAKNSIGETYAAATLNVEGEAQEMELREENKPRFLIKPLSTRAGRGEDAVFSCKLWGKPRPEVVWEKDGRKLNEIFESTHFTVGYQDGGWFQLKIFKTRAPDGGVYTCKARNEFGESLAGAVLLVDAGPGHEEEGNRNGYTNGHRKGHQGKQRIGRQVPNRLKDDTVTKSTKVKMFAVTEGKHAKFRCFVTGKPKPEIIWRKDGRLILSGRRYLLYEDREGYFTLKVLYCKQKDNGVYVCAASNTAGQTLSAVHLTVKEPPVRFKQPLIDLEVWERDLAVLECEVPEDSVPITWYLEDRRLQPGAKYGMEEWGTKRRLTIRDIGVDDDGIYLCEMPDGGRSIAEVAVKGTILRKLPRKVDVLEGENAAFCVEVEKEEMDIHWYKDGTELRETHQTILKSFGRTHILVFVNTMPQDAGLVTFLVGRSKTSSQLRVKAARHCPPSCPVGVQINTERANAALLSWAPAQDSRKNPPSGYVLERQEVGTGSQEWLQCLTTDSATSVEILGDSVPCEADYRFRICSVNKYGKSNNVEFPKAVHLVPVTRIQAPLQDALVPEGQDAIFSIELSASVIGTWFLNGTQLQEDERFFMRRSRTHESLRIRAVRDTDNGAEITFIAYGIRDSAALYIQAPLVKFSSMSEMDRNKFVEIGNPIVLYCELSDPAAAVHWFKNGVELQTMEGLHIQSEGTMRRIVIQSAEFSHSGVYCCDAIDDIIRFNVEVEAPPVRFTAIPDAERTKSIQTGCPIVLQCELSDPSAQVYWYKDGSKLHPQNGVDTQSEGLGRTLIVHSAEFFHSGLYCCKTKGDAITFSVDIKAPPVKFSAIPDDMRTKSIEAGCPVVLQCVVSDPEAHVCWCKDEIQLVSNSAIEIHSEGNTRTIVVQSAELCHSGVYRCATLDDIVEFHVEIKAPTLPLSPAPDLVETQSLEATCPTEPACEPSGPAAQVSWQRDTERDSNTQPDFETEAVQKTLVIEPTHPSNSGAYYCATADDVAQLIVENQVPSPKSQLGSDAEKTKSADECCPIVRQFEISDPVAKACWYKDGTQIYPKRAAGCESQSSSPALPPQSHDLSGDESLGCDTTADAAQLNVDMKGGVPRCICTIKNPEFSDIREAHCFLFGFVQTAEQCHYGDEIGEIAEASAQYTVDVQATSPRLSSDREKIKPTEEAFPVEVVSRSTKWKSGIFGGRTGDAQTYEDHSRQMPTSQSTCEYSSDWIQTEQSKELSDNEPAVYPNSAKPTIMQSDTRHHQTPKSTESHGEELIHYIQHPEGPCEEFDESLQTDKFCNRLQTSTGELEEIHSSVQMATVQSNLGSPLQTSTTQSEHLNNPIQISTVKSDKLCNTLKTADLLQSEETFTTFHASDVISEKPFKTLPCAITQSEEPTTSLHTANVQSEEPFKSTQCAISQSDDLLKSLHAATLQLKETFTPLHTATVQSEKPFKSLQCANTQSEEPPTSLHAATVQSEQPFESLQCANTQSEEPPTSLRAATVQSETPFKSLQCANTQSEEPPTSLRAATVQSEKPFESLQCANTQSEEPPTSLHAATVQSEQPFESLQCANTQSQEPPTSLRAATVQSGKPFISPHISTIQSEKPFTSLHSATIQSKEPLKCLQTTIIQSEELGSSLQTSAAPSEKPLENLLTETVLSVGPCNSSLAATDQSKEFNRPLQTLTVHSEKLSDFPDTTSPQSLDSCNSNKAELVQTGKDYNSRQFAHVKMDDLCCTGQAEPNHAEVIYPSMQAATIQAESDHTMETTEDQVESTVNSGQRPSTEFAEPDYIKQASIVQSEEIYLSRTCDSHWIDSFTTNKVAVEALPVTITTLCEAERNKSVEAGEPIVLQCEVSDPNAQVAWYKDGINLRDAAGQDMVAEGFIRTLAVRSAMPSHAGIYSCKTTDDAVQFHVDVKAPLPEVSALSEADPTETVVADCPVALQCELSEPTGQVSSSTDGTELLPQSGVDFQSEGNLTSLVVPSAEQAHTDVHRSSPVKFSELRESDGNKSVQEGSPIILRCDLAHDPSAHVDWYKDGTQLLPQNNVEIESEGLTRTLLIHSAEITHGGTYECSTSDDTVTFKVDVKGRSPQIMPITPSEKCKRIAVGFPIILQCEVSEPVAQVSWLKDGVELFCKTGLDMKRDGSLRKLMIPSAKVSDSGLYSCSLADDVVTFQVDIEAAPVRFSALPEIAGDKLIEASCPIKMQCEASEPTAQVYWHKDGEQLLPETVPEAERNKSVEATSLTEPPCETSDPANQTRSHQDGVKILPKSGVNVDSEGSKRTLVMKSAPSSNSGVCDSRTDDDSDFDDFYVEVKAPPVTFADIPEEELFRSVVEREPLVLSCDVSRTDGAVQWYKDGAEMKPSDNVSLQTDGTRRDLTIRSAQLSDTATYTCRAGDHVLIFKVTIREPPVMIVYPKEDVHLDRHVPDEIILSCELSRANGVVSWFKDGQKLQDSENIKLKIEGPYRRLKIISSGVDDSGEYVCDTADDSIFFHLCITEPPVRIVSPSQSQMELCQQTSERMVLSCEISRPNAAVRWYRDGLEVEENDNLILEVDGVYRRLIIPETTVKDSAEYVCDTADDSMTFFVNIAEAPVRFIRARKMASRVEKPTGETLVLDCEVSRSNAEVIWKKNGEEIEDSRNITILDDGVVRQLTIHSLTEKDAGQYVCDAKDDVMDFNVKVQELPVKILGKTEAKTEKQFLVSDDVILVCELSRSNVSVSWYKDNQLIDDTERYCIEEQGVFRSLVVLNAGLRDSGEYTCDAVDDKMVFYITVQEPPVQIIGNSGHPEHHILVAGDDLILECEVSRPNAAVQWLWNGKILKPDPRIKIDSHDVVRKLVLSGLQPSDSGKYICDAVDDKLITLVEVQEPTAMFLNKEASNNISAHENESVTLCAVVSRGRANVRWLKDGQLLNQDNIHISSEGNTHKLTINPLQLSDSGAYVCDINTDEMFFTLLVKEMKVKFIRPVENTVCVKGSSLTLRCEINKPKGDVQWLKDGREIPPSRRHTIRAQGRERIFTIHQIVEEDAGEYTCESTDDRTSSTVSVEIPRVVEFIAELRNITIREGEDAVFKCVVSPEDTQLVWRLNGKQVALNERTVISSNGLCHMLCIHNCMVSDSGRVTADAEGWVSEAELQVQEEQVLFTKKMKPVVAEEYGEALLEVEVSVDSEEVQWMRQGVLIHPDARYALKHKGQKHSLAIRKLAMSDRGTYSCETLHDRTQAQLTVEPRKITIKKGLTDITTTERETASFEVELSHPNVPGTWLRNGIKLKPTNHFRTSAKGQVHSLSISHLSVEDTGSFVFSVDNLKTTARLVVKEPPVTIFRKLEDQRFPDGSVIAIECELSRHNVDVKWFKNEVELKPSKELRIYAMGRKRFLQILKCHVCDSAIYTCDAGDATTSCTVEVYERELLIVQALEDVDIQEDQNAVFVCEISVEDVPGEWYKNGERIQPTSSIKIRQEGTKHFLLMCSVRAEDSGEIKFVARHVESVAHLEVEEIPVNIVKPLQDKTVLEKTRGILDCAVSNSRCSIRWYKGCNVILPSERFEISSEGCYRKLIIQEVALHDEGMYSVQVGEHSCSAKLTVETQSMLMVRELRDVEVVAPDDATFECEVSNLVAEAPEWSLKGEPLQPSSLVHVEKMGSVHRLTLSQTSPDMSGEVEFTSGRAKSGAQLRVLSDA, encoded by the exons ATGGATGTGTTTGGTGGAGCGCCACGTTTCTTGGCCTACCCAAGACCTGTGATGGTACAAACTGGGACTGATGCTGTTCTGAAGTGTCAAATCGGTGGCGATCCACGGCCCGCGGTGATCTGGGAGCGCAACAATGAAAAGATTGACCTGCAAGGACAATACAGGGTCTTTGAGGATGGAAACGTTTACAATCTCATCATTTCTGCCGTGACCTCAGATGACAGCGGACAGTACATTTGCAAAGCAAAGAACAGCATTGGGGAAAcgtatgcagcagcaacactgaACGTGGAGGGTGAGGCACAAGAGATGGAGCTACGAGAGGAGAATAAGCCACGGTTCCTCATCAAGCCGCTCTCCACCCGTGCAGGTCGTGGGGAAGATGCTGTCTTCTCCTGTAAGCTGTGGGGAAAGCCACGGCCGGAGGTTGTCTGGGAAAAGGACGGCCGGAAACtcaatgaaatatttgaaaGCACACATTTCACTGTGGGCTACCAGGACGGTGGATGGTTCCAGCTCAAGATTTTTAAGACTCGTGCACCAGATGGTGGAGTATATACATGCAAAGCCAGGAACGAGTTTGGGGAATCATTGGCAGGAGCTGTGTTGCTCGTCGACGCAGGCCCGGGACACGAGGAAGAGGGAAATCGTAATGGCTACACAAACGGCCACCGGAAAGGCCACCAGGGAAAACAGAGGATCGGTAGGCAAGTGCCAAACCGACTCAAAGACGACACCGTGACCAAGTCTACCAAAGTCAAAATGTTTGCCGTGACGGAGGGCAAACATGCCAAATTCCGCTGCTTCGTGACTGGTAAACCCAAACCAGAAATAATCTGGAGGAAAGACGGCAGGCTGATACTGTCGGGAAGGCGTTATTTGTTATACGAGGACAGAGAAGGATACTTCACACTTAAAGTTCTGTACTGTAAGCAGAAGGATAACGGCGTTTATGTCTGTGCTGCATCAAACACAGCAGGCCAGACCCTCAGTGCTGTACACCTCACCGTGAAGG AGCCGCCTGTGCGGTTCAAGCAGCCCCTCATCGATCTGGAGGTGTGGGAACGAGATTTGGCCGTTCTGGAGTGTGAAGTTCCAGAGGACTCTGTTCCCATCACGTGGTATCTGGAAGACAGACGGCTGCAGCCAGGGGCCAAATATGGAATGGAGGAGTGGGGAACAAAAAGACGACTAACTATCCGTGACATCGGAGTTGATGACGATGGGATTTACCTCTGTGAGATGCCCGACGGGGGGAGAAGTATTGCAGAGGTAGCTGTGAAAG GTACAATTTTGCGGAAGCTCCCGAGAAAGGTGGACGTCCTGGAAGGTGAAAACGCTGCCTTTTGTGTTGAAGTGGAAAAGGAAGAGATGGACATACACTGGTACAAAGACGGCACAGAGCTGCGGGAAACCCATCAGACAATTCTCAAGTCCTTCGGTCGAACTCACATTCTGGTCTTTGTCAACACGATGCCCCAGGATGCTGGACTTGTGACGTTCCTTGTAGGCAGATCCAAGACCTCCTCTCAGCTAAGAGTAAAAG CGGCCAGACATTGTCCTCCCAGTTGTCCAGTGGGTGTGCAGATCAACACTGAGCGGGCAAATGCTGCTCTTCTATCGTGGGCTCCTGCGCAGGACTCGCGTAAAAATCCTCCATCCGGATACGTGCTTGAACGGCAGGAGGTGGGCACCGGTTCACAAGAGTGGCTACAGTGCCTCACCACTGATTCTGCCACGTCTGTGGAGATCCTCGGTGACAGTGTACCATGTGAGGCCGATTATCGATTTCGCATTTGCAGCGTTAACAAATATGGAAAGAGCAACAATGTCGAGTTCCCTAAAGCTGTTCACCTGG TTCCGGTGACCAGAATACAAGCTCCCTTACAGGATGCCCTGGTGCCGGAGGGACAAGATGCCATCTTCTCCATTGAGCTCTCCGCTTCAGTTATTGGTACATGGTTCTTGAACGGTACTCAGCTTCAGGAGGACGAACGTTTTTTCATGCGTCGCTCACGAACACACGAATCGCTTCGCATTCGAGCAGTACGTGATACAGATAACGGGGCGGAGATCACATTCATTGCCTATGGCATCCGGGACTCTGCAGCACTGTACATTCAAG CTCCTCTTGTCAAGTTTTCATCAATGTCAGAAATGGATCGGAACAAGTTTGTAGAAATTGGGAACCCCATTGTTCTCTACTGTGAGCTGTCAgaccctgcagctgcagtgcaCTGGTTCAAGAACGGGGTGGAGTTACAAACAATGGAGGGTCTTCATATTCAATCGGAGGGCACCATGAGAAGAATTGTCATCCAATCAGCAGAGTTCTCACACTCCGGAGTGTATTGCTGCGATGCcattgatgacatcatcaggttCAATGTGGAAGTAGAGG CCCCGCCTGTGAGGTTTACAGCAATTCCAGATGCTGAGAGGACCAAAAGCATCCAAACAGGCTGCCCCATTGTTTTACAATGTGAGCTCTCAGATCCCTCTGCCCAGGTGTACTGGTACAAAGATGGGTCAAAGCTCCATCCTCAAAATGGAGTAGACACACAAAGTGAGGGCCTGGGAAGAACACTGATTGTGCATTCAGCAGAATTTTTCCACTCTGGGTTGTACTGCTGCAAGACAAAGGGTGACGCCATCACGTTCAGTGTGGACATCAAAG CTCCACCTGTGAAGTTCTCAGCAATCCCCGATGACATGAGGACCAAGTCGATCGAAGCAGGCTGCCCTGTAGTACTCCAGTGTGTGGTGTCAGATCCCGAGGCGCACGTTTGCTGGTGCAAGGATGAAATCCAGCTCGTTTCAAACTCTGCCATAGAAATTCACTCAGAGGGCAACACGAGGACAATAGTTGTTCAGTCTGCAGAGCTGTGCCACTCTGGTGTGTACAGATGCGCCACACTGGACGATATCGTGGAGTTTCACGTGGAGATCAAAG cTCCAACGTTGCCATTGTCGCCAGCACCAGACCTTGTGGAGACGCAGTCACTTGAGGCCACGTGTCCCACTGAACCAGCATGTGAGCCCTCAGGCCCTGCTGCCCAGGTGTCATGGCAGAGGGACACAGAACGTGATTCTAATACACAGCCTGATTTTGAAACGGAGGCCGTCCAGAAGACCCTTGTTATTGAACCAACTCATCCTTCAAACTCTGGAGCGTACTATTGTGCGACAGCAGATGATGTTGCCCAGTTGATAGTAGAAAATCAAG TGCCCTCTCCAAAATCTCAGCTTGGTTCTGATGCTGAGAAGACAAAGTCTGCGGATGAGTGCTGCCCAATTGTTCGGCAATTTGAGATTTCAGATCCCGTTGCCAAAGCCTGTTGGTACAAAGACGGAACCCAGATCTACCCTAAAAGAGCGGCTGGTTGtgaatcacagagcagcagcccAGCCTTGCCCCCCCAGTCACATGACTTGTCTGGCGATGAGAGTCTTGGCTGTGACACAACGGCTGATGCTGCACAGTTAAATGTGGACATGAAAGGTGGTGTTCCACGATGTATTTGCACAATTAAGAATccagaatttagtgacatacGTGAAGctcattgttttctctttggctTTGTCCAAACAGCAGAGCAGTGTCACTATGGTGACGAAATTGGTGAGATAGCTGAAGCATCCGCCCAATACACTGTGGATGTCCAAG CTACATCGCCAAGGCTCTCTTCTGACCGAGAGAAGATCAAGCCCACCGAAGAGGCTTTTCCTGTGGAAGTTGTCAGCCGGTCAACAAAATGGAAATCGGGCATCTTCGGTGGCAGGACAGGAGATGCGCAGACATATGAAGACCATTCCAGGCAAATGCCAACTTCTCAATCAACATGTGAATATTCAAGTGACTGGATTCAAACTGAACAGTCAAAGGAACTCTCAGACAATGAACCTGCAGTTTACCCTAACTCTGCAAAGCCAACAATAATGCAATCTGACACACGTCACCATCAAACTCCGAAGTCCACAGAATCACATGGTGAAGAATTAATTCACTATATTCAGCATCCAGAAGGTCCATGTGAAGAGTTCGATGAATCCCTGCAGACGGATAAGTTCTGCAATCGTCTGCAAACTTCAACTGGTGAATTAGAGGAGATACACAGCTCAGTACAGATGGCAACTGTCCAGTCAAATCTAGGGAGCCCCCTACAGACTTCCACCACCCAGTCTGAACACCTTAATAACCCAATTCAGATTTCAACAGTCAAATCAGACAAGCTCTGTAACACCTTAAAAACTGCAGATCTCCTCCAGTCAGAGGAGACCTTTACAACCTTTCATGCTTCAGATGTTATATCAGAGAAGCCCTTTAAAACCTTACCGTGTGCAATTACGCAATCAGAGGAGCCCACGACATCCTTGCATACAGCAAATGTCCAATCAGAGGAGCCCTTTAAATCCACACAATGTGCAATTAGCCAATCAGACGATCTATTAAAATCCTTACATGCTGCAACTCTAcaattaaaggagacatttacACCCCTACATACTGCAACTGTCCAATCAGAGAAGCCCTTTAAATCCTTGCAGTGTGCAAATACCCAATCAGAGGAGCCTCCTACTTCCTTACATGCTGCaactgtccaatcagagcagcccTTTGAATCCTTACAGTGTGCAAATACCCAATCAGAGGAGCCTCCTACTTCCTTACGTGCTGCAACTGTCCAATCAGAGACGCCCTTTAAATCCTTACAGTGTGCAAATACCCAATCAGAGGAGCCTCCTACTTCCTTACGTGCTGCAACTGTCCAATCAGAGAAGCCCTTTGAATCCTTACAGTGTGCAAATACCCAATCAGAGGAGCCTCCTACTTCCTTACATGCTGCaactgtccaatcagagcagcccTTTGAATCCTTACAGTGTGCAAATACCCAATCACAGGAGCCTCCTACTTCCTTACGGGCTGCAACTGTCCAATCAGGAAAGCCTTTTATATCTCCACATATTTCTACTATCCAATCAGAGAAGCCTTTTACGTCCTTACATTCCGCAACTATCCAATCCAAGGAGCCGCTTAAATGTTTACAGACTACAATTATCCAATCAGAGGAGCTTGGTAGCTCCTTGCAGACATCAGCTGCTCCATCAGAGAAGCCTCTTGAAAACTTACTGACTGAAACTGTCCTTTCAGTGGGCCCCTGTAACTCCTCATTGGCTGCAACTGACCAGTCAAAGGAGTTTAACAGACCCCTACAGACACTGACTGTCCACTCGGAGAAGCTCAGTGACTTCCCTGATACTACATCTCCTCAATCATTGGACTCGTGTAACTCTAACAAGGCAGAACTTGTCCAAACAGGGAAGGATTACAACTCACGACAGTTTGCACATGTCAAAATGGATGACCTCTGTTGCACAGGACAAGCAGAACCCAACCATGCAGAGGTGATCTATCCATCCATGCAAGCTGCAACGATCCAAGCAGAGAGTGATCACACCATGGAGACCACAGAGGACCAAGTAGAAAGCACAGTAAACTCTGGGCAGAGACCATCTACTGAGTTTGCAGAGCCCGACTATATCAAGCAGGCCTCGATAGTCCAATCTGAAGAGATCTACCTATCAAGGACATGTGACAGTCATTGGATCGACAGTTTTACTACAAATAAGGTGGCTGTTGAAG CTCTGCCTGTGACAATTACAACACTGTGTGAGGCTGAGAGGAACAAGTCTGTCGAAGCCGGTGAACCCATAGTACTTCAATGTGAGGTATCAGATCCTAACGCTCAAGTTGCTTGGTACAAGGACGGAATAAATCTACGTGACGCAGCTGGACAAGATATGGTGGCCGAGGGTTTCATAAGAACACTGGCTGTCCGGTCGGCGATGCCGTCTCATGCAGGGATTTACAGCTGCAAGACGACCGATGACGCAGTGCAGTTTCATGTGGACGTTAAAG CTCCACTTCCGGAGGTCTCAGCTTTATCTGAGGCTGACCCGACAGAGACAGTCGTGGCCGACTGTCCTGTTGCTCTACAATGTGAGCTGTCAGAGCCCACTGGACAAGTCAGTTCGTCCACGGATGGAACTGAGCTCCTTCCTCAAAGTGGAGTAGACTTCCAGTCAGAGGGGAATTTGACGAGTCTAGTTGTCCCATCGGCCGAGCAGGCTCACACTGACGTACACCGCT CATCACCTGTGAAGTTCTCTGAGCTTCGAGAGAGTGACGGGAACAAGTCCGTCCAGGAAGGCTCTCCCATTATCCTCCGCTGTGATCTCGCTCACGATCCTTCCGCTCACGTGGACTGGTACAAGGATGGAACGCAACTCCTGCCACAAAATAATGTAGAGATAGAGTCAGAGGGTCTGACGAGGACGCTGCTCATCCACTCGGCTGAAATCACACACGGCGGCACCTACGAATGTTCAACATCAGACGACACCGTTACATTTAAAGTGGACGTAAAAG GCCGATCACCACAGATCATGCCAATCACCCCGTCTGAAAAATGCAAGAGGATTGCAGTTGGTTTTCCAATAATTCTCCAGTGTGAGGTCTCAGAGCCTGTTGCCCAGGTCTCCTGGCTTAAAGATGGGGTGGAGCTTTTTTGCAAAACAGGCCTCGATATGAAAAGAGACGGCAGCTTGAGAAAGTTAATGATTCCTTCTGCTAAGGTCTCCGACTCTGGCCTTTACAGCTGTAGCCTCGCCGATGACGTTGTGACATTCCAAGTGGACATCGAAG CTGCTCCTGTGAGGTTTTCAGCACTTCCAGAGATTGCAGGAGACAAACTTATTGAGGCAAGCTGCCCCATTAAGATGCAGTGTGAAGCATCAGAGCCAACCGCCCAAGTCTATTGGCACAAGGATGGAGAACAGCTGCTTCCAGAGA CTGTTCCAGAGGCTGAGAGGAACAAGTCTGTTGAAGCAACTAGCCTGACCGAACCGCCGTGCGAGACGTCCGACCCTGCAAACCAGACCCGCTCGCACCAGGATGGAGTAAAAATCTTGCCCAAGTCGGGAGTAAACGTTGATTCAGAAGGCAGTAAGAGGACTCTTGTTATGAAGTCAGCCCCTTCTTCGAACTCTGGGGTGTGCGACAGTAGAACTGACGACGATTCAGATTTCGACGATTTCTATGTGGAGGTGAAAG CCCCACCGGTGACATTTGCGGATATTCCCGAGGAGGAGCTTTTCAGGAGTGTTGTGGAAAGAGAACCGCTTGTTCTGTCATGTGACGTATCGAGGACCGACGGCGCTGTCCAATGGTACAAAGACGGAGCTGAAATGAAACCGAGCGATAATGTGTCACTGCAAACAGACGGCACCAGGCGAGACCTGACTATACGTTCAGCCCAACTGTCCGACACGGCCACATACACGTGCCGGGCAGGAGACCACGTTTTAATCTTCAAGGTCACCATACGAG AACCTCCGGTGATGATAGTCTACCCCAAGGAGGATGTCCATCTCGACCGTCATGTCCCCGACGAAATTATCCTGAGCTGCGAACTGTCTCGTGCCAACGGTGTTGTCAGCTGGTTCAAGGACGGTCAAAAGCTGCAGGACAGCGAGAACATCAAACTCAAGATCGAAGGCCCTTATCGACGACTCAAGATTATTTCCAGCGGAGTCGACGATTCTGGAGAATACGTCTGTGACACGGCTGACGATTCAATATTCTTTCACCTTTGTATAACAG AACCTCCGGTGCGAATCGTATCCCCAAGTCAGTCGCAAATGGAACTGTGCCAGCAAACCTCCGAGAGGATGGTTCTGAGCTGTGAGATCTCACGGCCCAACGCGGCGGTGCGCTGGTACCGAGACGGACTTGAAGTGGAGGAGAATGACAACCTCATCCTGGAGGTGGATGGTGTCTACAGAAGACTTATTATACCCGAAACTACCGTCAAAGACTCTGCAGAGTACGTGTGTGACACAGCAGACGATTCCATGACGTTCTTTGTAAACATAgcag AGGCTCCTGTTCGCTTCATACGTGCGAGGAAGATGGCGAGTAGAGTAGAGAAGCCGACGGGGGAGACTCTGGTTCTAGACTGTGAAGTTTCAAGGTCAAATGCTGAGGTCATCTGGAAGAAGAATGGGGAAGAAATAGAAGACTCCAGAAACATCACCATCCTCGATGATGGTGTTGTGCGTCAGTTGACCATTCACTCCTTAACAGAGAAAGACGCTGGGCAATATGTCTGTGATGCAAAAGACGACGTCATGGATTTTAATGTAAAAGTGCAAG AGTTGCCCGTAAAAATTCTGGGAAAAACTGaggcaaaaacagaaaagcagttCTTAGTGTCAGATGACGTTATTCTCGTGTGTGAACTCTCGAGATCCAATGTGTCAGTCAGTTGGTACAAAGACAATCAGCTAATTGACGACACTGAGCGATACTGTATTGAGGAACAAGGGGTTTTCCGATCACTGGTTGTCCTAAATGCTGGGCTCCGGGATTCAGGAGAGTACACTTGTGACGCAGTGGATGATAAGATGGTCTTCTATATCACTGTCCAAG AGCCTCCAGTGCAGATCATTGGAAACTCGGGCCACCCAGAGCATCACATCCTGGTGGCAGGGGATGACCTTATTTTGGAGTGTGAGGTGTCTCGGCCAAATGCCGCTGTTCAGTGGTTATGGAACGGAAAGATACTGAAACCAGATCCTCGTATCAAAATCGACAGCCATGACGTTGTGAGGAAGCTTGTTCTCTCTGGACTTCAGCCCTCGGACTCTGGAAAATACATTTGCGATGCCGTCGATGACAAACTGATAACGCTTGTCGAGGTTCAAG AGCCAACGGCCATGTTTTTGAATAAAGAAGCAAGTAACAACATCTCAGCCCATGAAAATGAGAGTGTCACACTGTGTGCCGTTGTGAGCCGCGGACGGGCTAATGTTCGCTGGCTGAAAGATGGCCAACTGCTCAACCAGGATAACATTCACATTTCCAGCGAGGGTAATACGCACAAGCTCACCATTAATCCCCTGCAGCTGTCGGATTCTGGAGCGTACGTCTGTGACATAAACACAGATGAGATGTTTTTCACTCTTTTAGTCAAAG AAATGAAGGTGAAATTTATCAGACCAGTGGagaatactgtgtgtgtgaagggaagCAGCCTCACGCTGCGATGTGAGATCAACAAGCCCAAAGGAGACGTGCAGTGGCTGAAGGACGGGCGGGAGATCCCCCCGAGCCGGCGGCACACGATACGGGCACAAGGTCGAGAGCGAATCTTCACCATCCACCAAATAGTGGAGGAAGATGCTGGAGAATATACCTGTGAATCCACAGATGACAGGACCTCCTCCACCGTCAGTGTGGAAA TTCCCCGTGTGGTGGAGTTCATTGCGGAGCTGCGTAACATCACGATCCGTGAGGGAGAAGACGCCGTTTTTAAGTGCGTGGTGTCACCGGAGGACACTCAGTTGGTGTGGCGCCTCAACGGCAAACAAGTAGCTCTCAATGAGCGCACTGTCATTTCAAGCAACGGACTGTGCCACATGCTCTGCATCCACAACTGCATGGTTTCAGATAGCGGCAGAGTGACAGCTGACGCAGAGGGGTGGGTTTCAGAAGCAGAGCTCCAGGTTCAAG AGGAACAGGTGCTATTCACCAAGAAAATGAAGCCTGTTGTCGCTGAGGAATACGGCGAGGCCCtcctggaggtggaggtgagcgTGGATTCAGAAGAGGTGCAGTGGATGAGGCAAGGGGTGCTGATCCACCCCGACGCCAGGTACGCCCTGAAGCACAAGGGCCAGAAGCACAGTCTGGCCATACGCAAACTGGCCATGTCTGACCGGGGCACCTACAGCTGCGAAACCCTCCACGACCGCACGCAGGCCCAGCTTACAGTGGAAC CTCGCAAAATCACCATCAAGAAGGGACTGACCGACATCACAACCACGGAGAGGGAAACGGCCTCCTTCGAAGTGGAGCTCTCTCATCCCAACGTCCCGGGCACTTGGCTGAGAAACGGAATCAAACTCAAGCCGACAAATCACTTCCGTACGAGCGCCAAGGGACAAGTCCACAGCCTCAGCATCTCTCACCTCTCGGTGGAAGACACCGGCTCCTTCGTGTTCTCTGTGGACAATCTGAAGACGACCGCGAGGCTCGTTGTGAAGG AGCCCCCAGTGACCATTTTCAGAAAACTGGAGGACCAGAGATTCCCCGACGGATCAGTTATCGCTATTGAGTGCGAACTGTCGAGACACAACGTCGATGTAAAATGGTTCAAG AACGAGGTCGAGTTGAAGCCCAGCAAGGAGCTGCGCATTTATGCGATGGGAAGAAAACGATTCCTTCAGATCCTGAAATGTCACGTCTGTGATTCTGCCATTTATACCTGCGATGCTGGAGATGCCACCACATCCTGCACCGTGGAGGTCTACG AGCGCGAGCTGTTGATCGTGCAGGCCCTCGAGGACGTGGACATCCAGGAGGACCAGAACGCCGTGTTTGTCTGTGAGATCTCAGTGGAGGACGTGCCTGGAGAATGGTACAAGAATGGGGAGAGGATTCAACCGACCAGTTCCATCAAGATCCGCCAGGAAG ggaccaaacattttcttctcatgTGCAGTGTGCGAGCGGAGGACTCTGGAGAGATCAAGTTTGTCGCCAGACATGTTGAATCTGTCGCTCACCTGGAGGTGGAAG AGATTCCTGTCAACATTGTAAAACCTCTGCAGGATAAGACCGTGCTCGAGAAGACCCGAGGGATTCTGGACTGCGCCGTGTCCAACTCCAGATGCAGCATCCGCTGGTACAAAGGCTGCAACGTCATCCTGCCCTCGGAGCGCTTCGAGATCAGCAGCGAAGGCTGTTATCGCAAACTGATCATCCAGGAGGTGGCGCTGCATGATGAGGGCATGTACAGTGTCCAGGTTGGAGAGCACTCGTGCTCCGCAAAGCTGACAGTGGAAA CCCAGTCTATGTTAATGGTCAGAGAGCTGAGGGATGTGGAGGTCGTGGCCCCCGATGACGCCACCTTCGAATGTGAGGTGTCCAACCTTGTTGCCGAAGCCCCTGAGTGGAGTTTGAAGGGGGAGCCCCTGCAGCCCAGCTCTCTGGTCCATGTGGAGAAGATGGGCTCAGTCCACAGACTGACGCTCAGCCAGACGTCCCCGGACATGAGCGGAGAGGTGGAGTTCACCTCCGGGAGAGCGAAGAGCGGCGCTCAGCTCCGGGTGCTGA GTGATGCCTGA